Proteins found in one Pyrus communis chromosome 15, drPyrComm1.1, whole genome shotgun sequence genomic segment:
- the LOC137717667 gene encoding protein TIC 22, chloroplastic, producing MESPKPYPRPNPLLSLSSFIHQHCLRLGAELSTRLEDTKRLAGTIAGNFAPAASRRMRSAPVSPPFAWLAQRNHALAATLSSDHVAKSLAGTAVYTVSNSNNEFVLISDPNEAKSIGLLCFRHEDAEAFLAQVRSRRELRSAAKVVPITLDQVYMLKVEGIAFRFLPDPVQIRNALELKSADRSAFDGVPVFQSDLLVMKKRNKRYCPIYFTKEDIEKELSKVSRASRGPGVSQHIMVGSLEDVLRKMESSEKNSGWEDLIFIPPGKSYSQHIQDVVKP from the exons ATGGAGTCCCCAAAGCCCTACCCGCGCCCAAACCCTCTGCTATCGCTCTCCAGCTTCATACACCAGCACTGCCTCCGCCTCGGCGCCGAGCTCTCCACCCGTCTCGAAGATACCAAGCGGCTCGCCGGAACCATAGCAGGCAACTTCGCGCCGGCGGCGAGCAGGCGCATGCGTTCGGCGCCGGTTTCTCCTCCCTTCGCGTGGCTGGCTCAAAGAAATCACGCTCTGGCCGCTACCCTCAGCTCTGACCACGTGGCGAAGAGCCTGGCCGGGACGGCCGTATATACGGTTAGCAATTCGAACAATGAGTTCGTGCTCATCTCTGATCCCAATGAGGCCAAGTCCATTGGATTGCTTTGCTTTCGGCACGAAGATGCCGAAGCATTCCTCGCTCAA GTTCGATCGAGGAGAGAATTACGAAGTGCGGCTAAAGTTGTCCCGATTACTCTTGACCAG GTGTACATGCTGAAGGTTGAAGGAATTGCATTCCGGTTTCTGCCTGACCCAGTTCAAATAAGGAATGCACTTGAG CTCAAATCCGCTGACAGGAGTGCATTTGATGGAGTTCCTGTTTTTCAG TCCGACCTTCTGGTTATGAAGAAGAGAAACAAGCGTTACTGCCCAATATATTTCACCAAG GAAGATATTGAAAAAGAATTGTCAAAGGTATCCAGAGCATCCAGAGGACCAGGGGTTTCTCAACATATAATG GTTGGCagtttggaagatgttttgagaAAAATGGAG TCAAGTGAAAAGAATTCAGGCTGGGAAGACCTGATTTTCATTCCACCAGGAAAAAGCTACTCACAGCACATTCAAGATGTGGTGAAACCCTGA